One segment of Chromatiales bacterium DNA contains the following:
- a CDS encoding VOC family protein: MKTQYLGHVVLYVRDLQRSLAFYRDLLGLRALGETFDGRACMLSSGRTHHELLLLEVGDAPGPARGRRVGLYHIGWCIGDSDAELRQARDELERAGVVIEGMSDHWISHSLYLRDPDGNEIELYVDVPDYDWSTRTEWMNDPVRPLRL, from the coding sequence ATGAAGACGCAGTATCTCGGCCATGTCGTGCTGTACGTTCGCGATCTGCAAAGATCGCTGGCGTTCTATCGTGACCTGCTGGGACTGCGCGCGCTCGGCGAGACCTTCGACGGTCGCGCCTGCATGCTGAGTTCAGGGCGCACGCATCACGAACTGTTGCTGCTGGAGGTCGGCGATGCACCCGGGCCCGCGCGGGGGCGTCGCGTGGGCCTTTATCACATCGGCTGGTGCATTGGTGACAGTGATGCGGAGCTGCGCCAGGCGCGTGATGAACTGGAACGCGCAGGCGTCGTCATCGAGGGCATGTCGGATCACTGGATCAGCCACAGTCTGTATCTGCGCGATCCCGACGGCAACGAGATCGAGCTGTATGTCGATGTGCCGGACTACGACTGGAGCACCCGCACCGAATGGATGAACGATCCGGTGCGGCCGTTGCGTCTGTAA
- a CDS encoding undecaprenyl-diphosphate phosphatase, giving the protein MDLSHAIVLALVQGITEFLPISSSAHLILAPRLLGWPDQGLALDVAVHVGTLIAVVAYFRATIWRLLKALPPRASGTDEHRLAWALGIATVPAALAGLVFGDWIEANLRSPLVIAATTIAFGLVLWFADARRGGRSLTSLGWGEIILIGLAQALALVPGTSRSGITMTAALLLGLDRENASRFSFLLAVPVIALAGGYATLKLATADHTVDWTAVGLATTVSAVFAYSTIHLFLRFVARVGMGPFVAYRVVLGLLLFWLFA; this is encoded by the coding sequence ATGGACCTCAGTCACGCGATCGTCCTCGCGCTCGTGCAGGGCATCACGGAATTCCTGCCCATCTCCAGTTCGGCGCACCTGATCCTCGCGCCGCGCCTGCTCGGCTGGCCCGACCAAGGGCTCGCGCTGGATGTGGCCGTGCATGTGGGCACGCTGATCGCGGTGGTGGCGTATTTCCGCGCGACCATCTGGCGGCTGCTCAAGGCGCTGCCGCCGCGCGCGTCCGGCACCGACGAACACCGGCTGGCCTGGGCATTGGGCATTGCGACCGTGCCGGCAGCGCTCGCGGGACTGGTATTTGGCGACTGGATCGAGGCGAACCTGCGCTCGCCGCTGGTGATCGCGGCCACAACGATCGCCTTCGGGCTCGTGTTGTGGTTTGCGGATGCGCGGCGTGGCGGACGCAGTCTGACCAGTCTCGGCTGGGGCGAGATCATTCTGATCGGACTCGCGCAGGCCCTCGCGCTGGTGCCGGGTACCTCGCGCTCGGGCATCACCATGACCGCCGCCCTGCTGCTCGGACTCGACCGCGAGAACGCAAGCCGCTTCTCGTTTCTGCTCGCGGTACCGGTGATCGCGCTCGCTGGCGGTTACGCGACCCTTAAGCTCGCGACGGCCGATCACACGGTCGACTGGACGGCCGTCGGGCTCGCGACCACGGTCAGCGCGGTGTTCGCCTATTCGACGATCCACCTGTTCCTGCGCTTCGTCGCCCGCGTCGGCATGGGACCGTTCGTCGCCTACCGTGTCGTGCTCGGGCTGCTCCTTTTCTGGCTGTTTGCCTGA
- a CDS encoding matrixin family metalloprotease, translating to MNRVAGIALLAALGAGSSAAYELLGPKWPTPAATFHVNILLNLAALSPSGTSWNAAFAQAAEKWNSTTNFSFTVGNSNPSHPCAGTGIGIPEDGGRNGAGFFPTNCGDSFGSSTLAITTTYFNPSNNQTLETDIVFNQNELWNVYDGPWQSSVSDFRRVAVHELGHALGLDHEFSQAAIMRAVISSGSTVISPLADDLNGVAALFGEPVGGSSSSSSSSSSSGGSSSSGSGSSSGSASSGGSSSGASNPPMRLSVEDPFSGSVKAGVRNLRGYLVALNPPTRLSLYIDGVFHGDLEHHGPRPDVGDAFPQYAGSGESGFNIALNFGDNIGPGEHTIRLLATDNLGGVEQLLVTFTVDSFDNPFVFDDGLVSLSGATVTHDSNDTITIQNLLHDGQRYRVRLKWTRQTQNYEAIEITPLP from the coding sequence GTGAACCGCGTTGCGGGTATTGCGCTGCTGGCCGCCTTGGGTGCGGGATCGAGTGCTGCCTATGAACTGCTTGGCCCGAAATGGCCAACGCCGGCGGCGACCTTTCACGTGAACATCCTGCTCAACCTTGCTGCACTCAGCCCTTCCGGTACCAGCTGGAACGCCGCCTTCGCCCAGGCAGCGGAGAAGTGGAACAGCACGACGAATTTTAGTTTCACCGTCGGCAACTCCAATCCATCGCACCCCTGCGCCGGAACGGGGATTGGAATTCCTGAAGACGGCGGACGCAACGGCGCGGGTTTTTTTCCGACCAACTGCGGCGACTCGTTCGGAAGCTCCACACTGGCGATCACGACGACCTATTTCAATCCATCGAACAACCAAACGCTCGAGACGGACATCGTCTTCAACCAGAACGAGCTGTGGAATGTCTACGATGGCCCTTGGCAGTCGAGCGTGTCGGATTTCCGCCGCGTCGCCGTGCACGAGCTGGGACATGCCCTCGGCTTGGACCATGAGTTTTCTCAGGCTGCGATCATGCGGGCAGTGATCAGCAGCGGGTCGACGGTCATCTCGCCGTTAGCGGATGACCTGAACGGTGTGGCCGCGCTCTTCGGCGAACCGGTCGGTGGATCGTCCTCAAGCTCGTCTTCGAGCTCCTCGTCTGGCGGATCGTCTTCCTCGGGCAGCGGCAGCTCGTCGGGGAGCGCATCGAGTGGTGGTTCATCCTCCGGCGCCAGCAATCCACCGATGCGCCTGAGCGTGGAAGACCCGTTTTCGGGATCGGTCAAGGCCGGCGTGCGCAACCTCAGGGGTTATCTTGTTGCGCTGAATCCGCCGACCCGGCTTTCGCTCTATATCGACGGCGTGTTCCATGGTGATCTTGAACACCATGGACCTCGTCCGGATGTTGGCGATGCCTTTCCTCAATATGCCGGTTCGGGTGAATCAGGATTCAATATTGCGCTGAACTTCGGTGACAACATAGGGCCGGGTGAGCATACGATTCGACTGCTGGCGACCGATAATCTGGGGGGTGTCGAGCAGTTGTTGGTCACCTTCACGGTGGACAGCTTCGACAACCCGTTTGTTTTTGACGATGGTCTCGTCAGCCTCTCGGGTGCGACGGTCACGCATGATTCCAATGACACCATCACGATCCAGAACCTGCTGCACGACGGGCAGCGTTATCGTGTGCGTCTGAAATGGACGCGCCAGACGCAGAACTACGAGGCCATCGAGATCACGCCGCTGCCCTGA
- a CDS encoding DUF58 domain-containing protein: MAPGAPLLWTAGVWLAASVAVSFRPAWLEWWLLAAAVIAAVAAVDALVLRRIRTPAVRRIAPRELALNGRAEVRVELVHAAGAPVRLDVHDSPGEGLAAEGLPVSMLLAPGATRVLRYGLRATRRGDARFGPLHLRIESPLRLWRSLRRVEQGAELRVVPDLGAIVRTAPLAGPRLHVMPGQHRARRRGAGLEFHQLRDYRDGDTLRQIDWNATARVKRLIAREYEEERDQQIVFWLDTGHTMRTRDGHCSHFDAALNALLLMGWVALRHGDSVGLQAIGAANMRWLPPAKGLPQLHRMIDATYDLDAGTAATDLHAAAAEFLIRQRRRALVVILSNLPLDDQPEAASLLRRVAQRHLVLFANLRESALDDSLRDPVTDHNAALRQAAVLDFLAERRLRMERLRAAGIVCLDTSARELGGGLVGEYLAIKRAGRL; this comes from the coding sequence GTGGCACCGGGCGCCCCGCTGCTCTGGACCGCCGGCGTCTGGCTGGCCGCGTCGGTCGCCGTGAGTTTCCGACCCGCATGGCTGGAGTGGTGGCTGCTGGCGGCGGCCGTCATCGCCGCCGTGGCGGCCGTGGATGCGCTGGTACTGCGACGCATCCGCACGCCCGCGGTACGCCGCATCGCGCCCCGCGAACTCGCGCTGAACGGCCGCGCCGAGGTGCGCGTGGAACTCGTCCACGCGGCCGGCGCGCCAGTGCGCTTGGACGTCCATGACAGCCCCGGCGAGGGACTCGCGGCCGAGGGGCTGCCCGTGTCCATGCTGCTCGCGCCCGGCGCCACGCGCGTGCTGCGCTACGGGCTGCGGGCCACGCGGCGCGGCGATGCCCGCTTCGGGCCGCTGCATCTGCGCATCGAAAGCCCGCTGCGCCTGTGGCGATCCCTGCGCCGGGTCGAACAGGGGGCCGAACTGCGCGTCGTGCCGGACCTTGGCGCAATCGTGCGCACCGCGCCGCTGGCCGGCCCGCGACTGCACGTCATGCCGGGCCAGCATCGCGCGCGGCGACGCGGCGCCGGGCTCGAGTTTCACCAGCTGCGCGACTACCGCGACGGCGACACGCTGCGCCAGATCGACTGGAACGCGACCGCGCGGGTCAAGCGCCTGATCGCCCGCGAGTACGAAGAGGAGCGCGACCAGCAGATCGTGTTCTGGCTCGACACCGGCCACACCATGCGCACCCGCGACGGCCATTGCAGCCACTTCGACGCGGCGCTCAACGCACTGCTGCTCATGGGCTGGGTGGCCCTGCGCCACGGCGACTCGGTGGGCCTGCAGGCGATCGGTGCGGCGAACATGCGCTGGCTGCCGCCGGCGAAGGGACTGCCGCAGCTGCACCGGATGATCGACGCGACCTATGACCTGGACGCCGGCACCGCCGCGACCGACCTGCATGCCGCGGCCGCGGAGTTCCTGATCCGCCAGCGACGGCGGGCCCTGGTCGTGATCCTCAGCAACCTGCCCCTGGACGATCAGCCGGAGGCGGCTTCGCTGCTACGCCGCGTCGCGCAGCGCCACCTGGTGTTGTTCGCGAACCTGCGCGAATCGGCACTCGACGACAGCCTGCGCGACCCGGTCACCGACCACAACGCGGCGCTGCGACAGGCCGCCGTGCTCGATTTCCTGGCCGAGCGCCGATTGCGCATGGAAAGGCTGCGGGCCGCGGGCATCGTGTGTCTGGACACCAGCGCGCGCGAACTCGGCGGCGGTCTGGTTGGGGAGTACCTCGCCATCAAGCGCGCCGGCAGGCTTTAA